In Achromobacter pestifer, the DNA window GCTGCCAATCAGCATCGCACAAGCCCCCAGTATCCCTCTCCACTTCTTCATGCTTACCTCGAAACACGGCGCGAAGGTCCGTTCGCTAGTGGCGGAAGTCGCCGGAACCGGGCAACGCGCAATTATTAGATGGTAGGGCGTGACGGGGAGATAGAGCGGCCCCTGTCGTTCCCACTCGAAATCACAAAGAAACTGGCGGATTATAGCGGACGCGCAAACAGATGTAAGTTAGCGCCCTTGAATTCATCCAGCCTGCCCCCATCTGGCCGCGCCCCCTTGACCACGCGCCGTAAACAGGGTGGCATAAAATCGTCGGCAACATCATCACCACGGTTCCACGATGCCCAAGCAGTTGTCCGACTTGTACGCCGACCTGTGCGCCCGCGCGCAAGAGCCCGCCCCGCAAGGCGCGCGCGCTCTTTATATAGCGGGGCGTCGCTGCGGCTGGGCCACGCACGCGGCGTGCGACGCCTTGCGCGACGCGCCCGGCATCGCGGCGGATGGCGAGAGCCTGCGCATCGGCATGGACCTGCAACCGGGCGCGAGCCTGAACAGCGTGCTCGAACAAGCCGCGCAACTGTTGCGCCAAGCCAACTGCTTGCGCGGTTGGCGCGACGAATTGCTGGACGTTCTGGATGGCGACGAGCCGCTGGGCGTGATCGAGCGCGCGGCAGTGCGACCGCTGGGCTTGCTCACCAAGGCCGTGCACCTGAACGCATGGACGCCGGACGGCCGCTTGTGGGTCGCGCGCCGCGCGCTCAGCAAGTCCACCGATCCCGGTATGTGGGACACCTTGGTCGGCGGCCTGGCCGGCAGCCGC includes these proteins:
- a CDS encoding NUDIX hydrolase — protein: MPKQLSDLYADLCARAQEPAPQGARALYIAGRRCGWATHAACDALRDAPGIAADGESLRIGMDLQPGASLNSVLEQAAQLLRQANCLRGWRDELLDVLDGDEPLGVIERAAVRPLGLLTKAVHLNAWTPDGRLWVARRALSKSTDPGMWDTLVGGLAGSREDLELALVRECGEEAGLDEPDLTRRSPLRTILRIHRRLPEGYQVEDVLTSTCVLAADARPANRDGEVMEIATIDAATAVRQVAEGEFTLEAALVIIEDIMQRRAAGEIPA